A portion of the Manihot esculenta cultivar AM560-2 chromosome 2, M.esculenta_v8, whole genome shotgun sequence genome contains these proteins:
- the LOC110608755 gene encoding glutathione S-transferase U7 — protein MAEEVKLLGLWASPFSCRVELVLKLKGIQYQYIEVDLFNKSPLLLKSNPVHKKIPVLIHNGKPIAESHVILEYIDETWKNNPILPENPYDRAIARFWAKFIDEKIVQTASKFRSANEEEKEQILEELGEQLKVIEKELEGKEFFGGESIGYVDIVAFLLVYWFQVGQEVMQKEWINEEKFPVLCKWMGKLHEIDVFNQCLPPKDKHYAYIRAQIEAAKSASK, from the exons ATGGCAGAAGAAGTGAAGCTACTTGGCTTATGGGCTAGTCCTTTTAGTTGCAGAGTAGAACTAGTCCTGAAGCTAAAAGGCATACAATATCAGTACATAGAAGTAGATCTCTTCAACAAGAGTCCTTTGCTTCTCAAGTCCAATCCAGTTCACAAGAAAATTCCTGTGCTCATACACAATGGAAAACCAATTGCAGAGTCACATGTCATTCTTGAATACATAGATGAGACCTGGAAAAACAATCCCATCTTGCCTGAAAACCCTTACGATCGAGCTATTGCTCGTTTCTGGGCTAAATTCATCGATGAAAAG ATCGTTCAAACAGCTTCAAAGTTCAGGTCAGCCAACGAGGAAGAGAAAGAGCAGATCCTTGAAGAACTTGGTGAGCAGCTGAAGGTTATTGAGAAGGAGTTAGAAGGGAAGGAATTTTTTGGAGGTGAGAGCATTGGATACGTAGATATTGTGGCCTTTTTGTTAGTGTATTGGTTCCAAGTGGGTCAAGAAGTTATGCAGAAAGAATGGATCAATGAAGAGAAGTTTCCAGTTTTATGCAAGTGGATGGGAAAGCTCCATGAAATAGATGTATTCAATCAGTGCCTGCCTCCAAAAGACAAACATTACGCTTATATCAGAGCTCAAATTGAGGCTGCAAAATCTGCCTCCAAATAA
- the LOC110608796 gene encoding LOW QUALITY PROTEIN: glutathione S-transferase U7 (The sequence of the model RefSeq protein was modified relative to this genomic sequence to represent the inferred CDS: inserted 3 bases in 2 codons) produces the protein MNGEVKLLATWASPFSHRMKLALKLEGIQYEYIEXKSLLLLRSNPVHKKIPVLLHNGKPIAESLVILEYIDETWXNNPFLPKEPRHRAIARFWAAFVDQKILQTALKGSAATGEEKEHIMEEIGEQQRLLENQLKENDFFGGEGVGYLDIVAFSVLYFFQIRHEVMRIELISEEKFPVVWKWMGKLSEIDGIKETLSPRDKRFAYTVDASK, from the exons ATGAATGGAGAAGTGAAGCTGCTGGCCACATGGGCTAGTCCTTTCAGTCACAGAATGAAACTAGCCCTGAAGCTAGAAGGAATACAATACGAGTACATAGA CAAGAGCCTCTTGCTTCTCAGGTCTAATCCAGTTCATAAGAAAATTCCAGTTCTGTTACACAACGGGAAACCCATTGCAGAATCACTTGTGATTCTTGAATACATCGATGAGACCT CAAATAATCCTTTCTTGCCTAAAGAACCCCGCCACCGAGCCATAGCACGTTTCTGGGCTGCATTTGTAGACCAAAAG ATCTTGCAGACAGCTCTGAAGGGTAGTGCAGCCACAGGAGAGGAGAAAGAGCATATCATGGAAGAAATTGGTGAACAACAGAGGCTGCTAGAGAACCAGCTCAAAGAAAATGATTTCTTTGGAGGTGAAGGTGTTGGATACCTAGATATTGTGGCGTTTTCTGTATTATATTTCTTTCAAATACGTCATGAAGTTATGCGAATAGAGTTGATCAGTGAAGAGAAATTTCCAGTTGTATGGAAATGGATGGGAAAGCTGAGTGAGATAGATGGAATCAAAGAAACCCTTTCTCCAAGAGACAAACGTTTTGCTTACACTGTagatgcttcaaaatag
- the LOC110608754 gene encoding glutathione S-transferase U7, with product MAEQEVKLIGMWASPFNRRVELALKLKGIQYQYIEEDLSNKSPLLLKYNPIHKKIPVLVHNGISVAESLVILEYIDETWQNNPILPKDPCIRATARFWAKFVDEKILQTGHKISMAEGEDKEQLIEELDQNLKLLENELKGEELFGGEKIGYLDIVAFFVAHWFQVASEELTQMEVISEEKLPFLHKWLRKIREIDVVKECLPPRDKHVAFIKARIEAAKSAPK from the exons ATGGCAGAACAAGAAGTGAAGCTAATTGGTATGTGGGCCAGTCCTTTTAATCGCAGAGTAGAACTAGCCCTGAAACTAAAGGGCATCCAATATCAGTATATAGAGGAAGATCTTTCCAACAAGAGTCCTCTGCTTCTCAAGTACAACCCAATTCATAAAAAGATTCCTGTGCTTGTGCACAATGGAATATCAGTTGCAGAATCACTTGTAATTCTCGAGTACATTGACGAAACCTGGCAAAACAATCCCATCCTGCCTAAGGATCCTTGCATTAGAGCCACAGCTCGTTTCTGGGCTAAATTCGTTGATGAAAAG ATACTGCAAACAGGTCACAAGATTAGCATGGCCGAGGGGGAGGACAAAGAGCAGCTCATAGAAGAACTGGATCAAAACCTGAAGCTCCTGGAAAACGAGCTAAAAGGAGAGGAATTATTTGGAGGTGAGAAGATTGGATATCTAGACATTGTGGCATTTTTTGTAGCCCATTGGTTTCAAGTAGCAAGTGAAGAACTGACGCAAATGGAGGTCATCAGCGAAGAGAAATTACCATTCTTACACAAATGGCTGAGAAAGATCCGAGAAATAGATGTGGTGAAGGAATGCCTGCCTCCGAGAGACAAACATGTTGCTTTTATTAAAGCTCGTATTGAAGCTGCAAAATCTGCTCCAAAGTAA
- the LOC110608753 gene encoding glutathione S-transferase U7 — protein sequence MAEEVKLIGAWASPLSRRIELALKLKGIKYEYIDEDLPNKSPLLLKYNPVHKKVPVLVHNGKGISESLVILEYIDETWTHNPILPKEPYHRAVARFWAKFIDEKILQTALKIGSAIAEEKEKLIEEVHHDLKLLENELEVKEKEFFGGLEIGYLDIAAFFIGHWLQVRQEVMEIELIHEEKHPHLCKWLAKLLKIDVVHGCVPPKEKHIAFMKARIEAAKFSSK from the exons ATGGCAGAAGAAGTGAAGCTGATTGGCGCCTGGGCTAGTCCTCTCTCTCGCAGAATAGAACTAGCCCTGAAACTAAAAGGGATCAAGTATGAGTACATAGACGAAGACCTCCCCAACAAGAGCCCTTTGCTCCTTAAGTATAACCCTGTTCATAAAAAAGTTCCTGTCCTCGTTCACAATGGCAAAGGTATCTCAGAATCACTTGTCATTCTGGAATATATTGACGAGACCTGGACGCACAATCCTATCCTGCCTAAAGAACCTTATCACAGAGCCGTAGCTCGTTTCTGGGCTAAATTCATTGATGAAAAG ATCTTGCAGACAGCACTCAAGATTGGTTCTGCCATAGCAGAGGAGAAAGAGAAGTTGATTGAAGAAGTTCACCATGACCTCAAGTTGCTAGAGAACGAGCTGGAAGTCAAAGAAAAGGAATTCTTTGGAGGATTGGAAATAGGGTACCTAGACATTGCGGCATTTTTTATAGGGCATTGGCTTCAAGTTCGCCAAGAAGTTATGGAAATAGAGCTGATCCATGAAGAGAAACATCCACATTTATGCAAATGGCTGGCAAAGCTTCTAAAGATTGATGTGGTGCATGGATGCGTGCCTCCAAAAGAAAAACATATTGCTTTTATGAAAGCTCGAATTGAAGCTGCCAAGTTTTCTTCCAAGTAA
- the LOC110609482 gene encoding uncharacterized protein LOC110609482, producing the protein MRPQLSSATLILTTKTHIMALDGIVNVNSLFTLALFLGLAWYPAPDPSITLVTDPSCAASSSIAEDLIAFHVYSFSSFLFSSLIALALKQAIKIADKNDNNIVSFEEVGSASLVHVNLAALRVGTLISGFGSVFGCGFLMMALVDLVQIKLGTLACGSLYTFAAIGPLVILVPFALVIYVFLMIYSFTR; encoded by the coding sequence ATGCGTCCGCAGTTATCGAGCGCCACTCTAATACTAACCACAAAAACCCACATTATGGCCTTAGATGGAATCGTTAACGTGAACTCTTTATTCACTTTAGCGCTTTTTCTTGGTCTCGCTTGGTATCCTGCTCCTGACCCCTCAATCACCCTTGTCACTGATCCTTCCTGCGCTGCTAGCTCCTCTATCGCTGAGGATCTCATCGCCTTCCATGTGTACTCCTTTAGCTCTTTCCTCTTCTCTAGCCTCATTGCTTTAGCCCTCAAGCAGGCTATCAAGATAGCAGATAAAAACGACAATAATATTGTTAGTTTTGAGGAGGTGGGAAGTGCGTCCCTGGTGCATGTTAACTTGGCGGCTCTAAGGGTGGGGACTTTGATTTCTGGGTTTGGGTCTGTTTTTGGATGTGGGTTTTTGATGATGGCTTTAGTGGACTTGGTGCAGATAAAGTTGGGGACTTTGGCTTGTGGGAGTTTGTATACTTTTGCTGCAATCGGTCCTTTGGTGATATTGGTTCCTTTCGCCTTAGTAAtctatgtttttcttatgatttattcatttactcgCTAG